The following coding sequences lie in one Arachis ipaensis cultivar K30076 chromosome B03, Araip1.1, whole genome shotgun sequence genomic window:
- the LOC107633314 gene encoding disease resistance protein RGA2-like has translation MATDALLGILIGNLNTFVKNEIAALSGVDSQIQELSDNLEAIRALFQDAAGEQFTSHAMKDWLKKLSDAAYVLEDILEECSMESNRLKSEGWLACFHPKTILFRHAISKRMEDMVERFQRIDDDRRRFQLPLGVRQRQQEDDDLRQTSSAITEHQMYGRDEDKQKIVEFLTKHASSIDGLSVSHCWHGGTWKNNTCSMGLQ, from the coding sequence ATGGCAACTGATGCTTTGCTTGGAATTCTCATTGGAAACTTGAACACTTTTGTCAAGAATGAGATTGCAGCACTTTCGGGTGTTGACTCACAGATCCAAGAGCTGTCTGATAATCTCGAGGCAATCCGTGCATTGTTCCAAGATGCTGCAGGGGAGCAATTTACAAGCCATGCCATGAAGGACTGGCTGAAGAAGCTTTCCGATGCTGCATATGTGTTGGAAGATATCTTGGAAGAATGTTCAATGGAATCCAACCGTCTTAAAAGTGAAGGGTGGTTAGCCTGCTTCCATCCCAAGACTATTTTGTTTCGTCATGCTATCAGCAAGAGGATGGAAGACATGGTCGAGAGGTTCCAGCGTATTGATGATGATAGGAGAAGGTTTCAGCTGCCTCTGGGAGTCAGACAGAGGCAACAAGAAGATGATGATCTGCGGCAAACTAGTTCTGCCATCACTGAGCACCAGATGTATGGAAGAGACGAAGATAAACAGAAGATTGTAGAGTTTCTTACAAAGCACGCCAGTAGCATTGATGGCCTCTCTGTATCCCATTGTTGGCATGGCGGGACTTGGAAAAACAACACTTGCTCGATGGGTCTTCAATGA
- the LOC107633312 gene encoding RINT1-like protein MAG2: MDSLPAPSHLSPSALSFLDGKFHTKDALSEASTLVAELQTQCSELDRSLNESTRRLGEGLSAYTSFSGDVNNRLSALASTCSSNAVPDGGRGEEGDGKGFREELAALAKEVARLENVRVYAETALKLNTLIGDIEDAVSNTMNKHLRKPSSQNSEELRLVAINMLKTTEGLLTSITKTQPQWKRLLSAADHRVDRALAILRPQAIADHQALLASLGWPPPLSSLASANQGLNPLLRMQADVRLKYSGNFLALCNLQELQRQRKCRQLEGHDREVALRQPLWVIEELANPLSLASQRHFSKWIDKPEFIFTLVYKITSDYVDSMDEMLQPLIDEAKVVGYSCREEWISAMVTSFD, encoded by the exons ATGGACTCGCTGCCTGCACCCTCTCACCTCTCTCCCTCCGCACTCTCCTTCCTCGACGGCAAGTTCCACACCAAAGATGCCCTCTCGGAAGCTTCGACACTCGTTGCCGAGCTACAGACTCAGTGCTCCGAGTTGGATCGGTCTCTGAACGAGTCCACTCGCCGACTAGGAGAGGGTCTCTCAGCTTACACTTCGTTCTCGGGCGACGTCAACAACCGCCTCAGTGCCCTTGCCTCCACTTGCTCTTCCAACGCCGTGCCAG ATGGAGGAAGAGGCGAAGAGGGTGATGGCAAGGGTTTCAGAGAGGAACTTGCGGCTTTGGCGAAGGAAGTTGCCAGGTTGGAGAATGTTCGTGTTTATGCAG AAACAGCGCTGAAACTTAATACTTTGATTGGTGATATTGAAGATGCTGTATCAAATACCATGAACAAACACCTGAGGAAGCCTTCTAGTCAGAATTCAGAA GAACTGCGTCTGGTTGCTATAAACATGCTAAAAACAACAGAAGGACTATTGACCTCAATTACAAAGACACAGCCTCAGTGGAAGCGTCTTTTATCAGCAGCTGATCATAGAGTAGATCGAGCTCTAGCTATCTTAAGACCCCAGGCAATTGCTGATCATCAAGCACTTCTTGCTTCCCTTGGATGGCCCCCACCTCTTTCTTCTTTGGCTTCTGCAAATCAAGGACTGAATCCTCTACTGCGTATGCAAGCAGATGTTAGACTCAAGTACTCTGGAAATTTTCTTGCTTTATGCAACCTACAAGAGTTGCAAAGGCAAAGAAAATGTAGACAGCTTGAGGGCCATGATAGGGAGGTTGCTCTGCGACAACCACTTTGGGTAATTGAAGAGCTTGCGAATCCCTTGTCATTGGCTTCCCAGCGACATTTCTCAAAATGGATTGATAAACCAGAATTTATATTTACGCTTGTATATAAGATCACAAGCGATTATGTTGATTCAATGGATGAAATGTTGCAGCCTTTGATTGATGAAGCAAAAGTAGTTGGCTATAGTTGCAGAGAAGAATGGATTTCAGCAATGGTTACTTCCTTTGATTGA